Proteins from one Gimesia maris genomic window:
- a CDS encoding porin, with translation MRIKKITQWIVVALAISLPAPGFGQQNQIETADSVAEIQGEAEGLYQPVALSMPETPGCEVTDPGTTNCVNEMCLPECQCCNFLDQFLMSHSPVYPSMKSNRVQVGGWLDQGFTGNFQKPSNNFNLPVTFNDRSNEYQMNQLYLFMERQVNYGGDELDWGFRADLLYGTDYFYTTALGLETESDGSPHWNSANGPRTSGGSTYAMYGLAMPQLYAELYVPWLDGVSIKAGHFYTPIGYEKVTAPDNFFYSHSYSMQYGEPFTHTGILTTFQVTEQLQLLAGVARGWDAWEDPNDDAELLAGIGWNSSDKDTSINLTLTSGDQDNGVSNTANRTLVSFVLSHNFSDCLTYVFQSDFGIQDNGTINNQFQVVPAKWYSFNQYLYYDVTETFAWGARFEYFRDQNFSRVLQIPEFVAAGGNYYELTVGANWRPHPCVTVRPELRFDWSDTRSNLLNIQGPYRNFQSDYQVLLGGDVIIRF, from the coding sequence ATGCGAATAAAAAAAATCACACAATGGATTGTAGTTGCCCTGGCGATCAGTCTGCCAGCACCCGGATTTGGTCAGCAAAACCAGATCGAAACGGCAGACTCAGTGGCTGAGATCCAGGGGGAAGCAGAAGGCTTGTACCAGCCTGTTGCGCTCTCCATGCCGGAAACACCAGGCTGCGAGGTCACAGACCCTGGAACTACAAATTGTGTAAATGAAATGTGCCTGCCGGAATGCCAGTGCTGTAATTTCCTGGACCAGTTCCTCATGAGCCATTCCCCGGTTTACCCCTCGATGAAATCGAACCGTGTCCAAGTTGGTGGGTGGCTCGACCAGGGATTTACGGGAAACTTCCAGAAACCTTCCAATAATTTCAACCTGCCGGTCACTTTTAACGACCGCTCCAATGAATACCAGATGAATCAGTTGTACCTGTTCATGGAACGTCAGGTAAATTATGGTGGCGATGAACTGGACTGGGGTTTTCGGGCTGACCTGCTCTACGGTACAGACTATTTTTATACCACAGCACTCGGTCTGGAAACCGAATCCGATGGATCACCACACTGGAATAGTGCAAACGGTCCCCGAACCAGTGGCGGCAGCACATATGCCATGTACGGTCTGGCGATGCCTCAGCTCTATGCAGAGCTTTATGTACCATGGCTGGATGGCGTCAGCATCAAAGCCGGTCACTTCTACACCCCCATTGGATATGAAAAAGTAACGGCACCAGATAACTTCTTCTATTCCCACTCCTATTCGATGCAGTATGGAGAACCATTCACTCACACAGGGATTCTGACCACGTTTCAGGTCACAGAACAGTTACAGCTGCTCGCCGGTGTTGCCCGTGGCTGGGATGCCTGGGAAGACCCGAACGATGATGCCGAACTTTTGGCAGGCATCGGCTGGAACAGCAGTGACAAAGACACCAGCATCAACCTGACCCTGACTTCAGGTGACCAGGACAATGGAGTCAGTAACACGGCCAACAGGACCCTCGTCAGCTTCGTATTATCACATAACTTTTCTGACTGCCTGACCTATGTTTTCCAGAGTGATTTTGGCATTCAGGATAATGGTACCATCAATAATCAGTTTCAGGTCGTCCCGGCAAAGTGGTATTCGTTCAATCAATACCTGTACTACGACGTCACAGAGACATTTGCCTGGGGAGCCCGATTTGAATATTTCCGTGACCAGAATTTCTCTCGTGTTCTGCAGATACCGGAATTCGTGGCTGCCGGTGGAAATTATTATGAACTGACCGTGGGAGCCAACTGGCGTCCTCACCCCTGTGTCACGGTTCGACCCGAACTGCGTTTCGACTGGTCTGATACCCGATCAAATC